A single genomic interval of Thermococcus sp. harbors:
- a CDS encoding FUN14 domain-containing protein has translation MDLNLNGIVGDVGVWGVVGFITGYALKKLLKLTMALIGAYILSLFYLQQKGVITINTDKLFNLANNITQQVMGLGQKVLGILPGTGSFVAGFYIGFKKG, from the coding sequence ATGGACCTGAATCTCAATGGTATTGTTGGTGACGTTGGAGTCTGGGGTGTTGTGGGATTTATAACTGGCTACGCCCTCAAAAAACTCTTGAAACTTACAATGGCCCTCATAGGTGCCTATATCCTCAGCCTCTTCTACCTTCAGCAGAAGGGAGTAATCACAATAAACACTGACAAACTCTTTAATCTGGCGAATAACATAACCCAGCAGGTTATGGGTCTGGGTCAGAAGGTGCTGGGCATTCTTCCTGGGACAGGAAGCTTCGTTGCCGGTTTTTACATCGGCTTCAAAAAAGGTTGA
- a CDS encoding metallophosphoesterase, translating to MVYVAVLANINGNFPALAKALEKIEALKEEGYEIEKYYVLGNIVGLFPYPREVIDALDDLIRNNTVKVIRGEFDQVIAASDPHAEGPEYIDETDYPKYVKKALKYTWEKLGHEGREFIRDLPIYLVDKIGKNDIFGVYGSPLNPFEGKVLPDQPTSYYEAIMRPVKDYEILFVASPKYPVNAMTRYGRVICPGSIGYPPGKNHKATFALVDVDTLHAKFIEVDYDDEKKLVEEKIKREGLPEELIKVLYRGKV from the coding sequence ATGGTCTACGTGGCTGTTCTGGCGAACATCAACGGGAACTTCCCGGCCCTGGCAAAGGCCCTGGAGAAGATAGAGGCACTGAAAGAGGAAGGATATGAGATTGAAAAATACTACGTTCTCGGGAACATCGTCGGCCTGTTCCCATATCCAAGGGAGGTTATAGACGCACTTGACGACCTAATAAGGAACAACACCGTCAAGGTCATCCGTGGCGAGTTCGACCAGGTTATAGCGGCGAGTGACCCCCACGCAGAAGGACCGGAGTACATAGACGAGACAGACTACCCAAAGTACGTCAAAAAAGCTCTCAAATACACCTGGGAAAAGCTGGGACACGAGGGAAGGGAATTCATAAGGGACCTGCCGATATACCTAGTTGACAAGATTGGAAAGAACGACATCTTTGGCGTCTACGGAAGCCCGCTCAATCCCTTCGAGGGTAAGGTCCTCCCCGACCAGCCGACCAGCTACTACGAGGCCATAATGAGACCGGTCAAGGACTACGAGATACTGTTCGTTGCATCACCGAAGTATCCCGTTAACGCAATGACCCGCTACGGAAGGGTCATATGCCCCGGAAGCATAGGCTATCCGCCGGGGAAGAACCACAAAGCAACCTTCGCTCTGGTTGACGTTGACACACTCCACGCAAAGTTCATTGAGGTTGACTACGATGACGAAAAGAAGCTGGTCGAGGAGAAAATCAAGAGGGAAGGGCTTCCCGAGGAGCTCATAAAGGTGCTTTACAGGGGTAAAGTCTGA